The Devosia sp. 1566 sequence GGAAGAGCTGCGCGCCGAACGCCCGCGTCAGGATCGTCCGGGCCGCTTTGACAACCGCAAGCCCGGCCCGCGACGTGTCGAGGAGCGCGAGGAATACGAGGCGCCACCGCGCCGCGTGATCTTTGATGATGGCCGTGAAGAAGAATTCGTGGCCAAGCGTTCCACCCGCGCCCCCGCCTTCCGCGACAGGGACGACCAGCCCGCCCGCAGCTTTGGCAAGGCCCCCGAGCGTCCCGCCAAGCCCGCCTTCGACAAGCCCCGCGGCCCTCGCCGCGAGGATGGTGACCGCAGCGGTCCAAAATCTTTTGGCGACAAGCCCAAGCGCTCCTTCGGCGATCGTCCTGGCGGCAAATCCTTCGGTGACCGCCCCGGCGGCAAAGCCTTCGGCGATCGCTCCGGCGGCAAGTCCTTTGGTGGGCGTCCTGGTGGCAACAAGTCCTTTGGCGATCGGCCCCGTCCGCCGCGCCCCGAAGGTGGCGCCGAGCGCCCATCGCGCGAGTTCACCGGCACGCCCCGTGGTCCGCGCCGCAGCGACGCCGAACGCCCGCAGCGTGATTTCCAGCCGCGCACGCGCGCTGACGCCGAGGCCGCGGGCGCGCCCCGCGCTTACACCCCGCGCCCCGACGCCGATCGTGCCCCCTCGCGCCCTGGCCGCAATTTCTCGGACAAACCGCGCGGCAATCGCCCCGATGGCGATCGCCCACAGCGCGGTCCTCGCCCTGCCGGTGATCGGCCGCAGCGCCCGGCTGGCGCTCGCCCGGGTGGTCCGCGTCCGGGCCGCGACGAGTTCGGCTCGGAAGCCAAGACCTATGGCAAGCCCAAGGTTCGCCCCGACGGCAAGCCTCATCCCAAGCGCGAAGGCGCGGCCCCGGCCCGCGGTCCGCGTCCCGGCGGCTTCGGCAAGCCCGGTGGCGCCCGCCCCGGTGCATCCGGTGGCGCCCGCCCTGGTGGCGGCGGTCGTCCGGCTGGTGCTGGTCGGCCAGCGGGTGGCCCACGTCCCGCGGGTGGGGCAGGGCGCCCCTCGGGCCCCCGCCGGCCAAAACCCTGACCGCAAGCGTGCCGAAAGGGGTTTGAGCTAGATGCGCATCGTTGCCGGCCGCTTTCGCGGCAAGGGGCTCAATTCGCCCTCCGATCTCTCGATCCGGCCTACTGCCGATCGGGTTCGCGAATCCATGTTCAACATCCTTGCCTCGCGCCTTGGGCCGGTGCTGGATGGTGTTCGCGTGCTTGATTTGTTTGCCGGCACCGGCGCGCTGGGGCTCGAAGCCCTGTCGCGCGGCGCCGCCCATGTCACCTTTGTCGATACGGGGGCCGAGGCGCGCGGCCTCATTCGCGACCATATCGAGGCCTTTGGCGCCGGCGGCATCACCAAGC is a genomic window containing:
- a CDS encoding pseudouridine synthase, encoding MADQPASPDTGDRLAKVIARSGLCSRRDAEVWITEGRVAVNGKKVITPAFNVTDRDKVTVDGAPLAARQGTRVWLYHKPAGLVVTEKDPEGRPTIFEALETHGLPRVVSVGRLDINTEGLLLLTNDGGLKRVLELPATGWLRRYRVRAHGTVTQAALDRLKDGTEIDGVKYGSIEATLEREQGSNVWLVMALREGKNREVKNVLGALGLEVNRLIRVSYGPFQLGDIPVGAIETVRAATLRDQLGKKLAEAADVDFDSEMPEANALIGKPTRDRLTGRGTNTVEIARQRFRFTDHAEKTEEELRAERPRQDRPGRFDNRKPGPRRVEEREEYEAPPRRVIFDDGREEEFVAKRSTRAPAFRDRDDQPARSFGKAPERPAKPAFDKPRGPRREDGDRSGPKSFGDKPKRSFGDRPGGKSFGDRPGGKAFGDRSGGKSFGGRPGGNKSFGDRPRPPRPEGGAERPSREFTGTPRGPRRSDAERPQRDFQPRTRADAEAAGAPRAYTPRPDADRAPSRPGRNFSDKPRGNRPDGDRPQRGPRPAGDRPQRPAGARPGGPRPGRDEFGSEAKTYGKPKVRPDGKPHPKREGAAPARGPRPGGFGKPGGARPGASGGARPGGGGRPAGAGRPAGGPRPAGGAGRPSGPRRPKP
- the rsmD gene encoding 16S rRNA (guanine(966)-N(2))-methyltransferase RsmD, coding for MRIVAGRFRGKGLNSPSDLSIRPTADRVRESMFNILASRLGPVLDGVRVLDLFAGTGALGLEALSRGAAHVTFVDTGAEARGLIRDHIEAFGAGGITKLLRRDATDLGVPGSMKPFNLVFLDPPYGKTLGEQALAGLRDNNWLAPGATIVWEESRDATLDIPAGLTLTDRREYGAAAIHFLVFGEPEAAVEA